In the genome of Desulfofarcimen acetoxidans DSM 771, one region contains:
- a CDS encoding type I restriction-modification system subunit M, whose product MNDTQQKQLGATLWAIADKLRGAMNPDDFRDYMLSFLFLRYLSDNYEEAAKKELGSDYLQCENEIESIYNAGKQDETISLLKEQVTDYFIKQELEENVKNMMIDDHLVLFESKKLTPLIVWYNKNLDQIVTFEKQMRRKVHFVIKPHYLWSNIYELARTQSKYLLQTLQAGFKFIENESFDSAFRGLFSEVNLDSDKLGRNYEARNTMLCSIITEIAEGLSEFTNETDLLGNAYEYLIGQFASGSGKKAGEFYTPQQISNILSRIVILDSQDPSTGKKPYINNLLDFACGSASLLINVKKHLEPNSISQIYGQEKNITTYNLARMNMLLHRFKDSEFQIFHGDSLLNDWDILNEMNPAKKLKCDAVVANPPFSYRWEPNDTLAEDFRFKSYGLAPKSAADFAFLLHGFHFLSDEGTMAIILPHGVLFRGGAEEKIRTKLLEDGNIDTIIGLPANLFFSTGIPVCILVLKKCKKFDDVLFINASEYFDKGKRQNILLPEHIDKIVDTYQFRKEEDKKYSRRVSMKEIEKNGFNLNISRYVSTAAEEEIVDLADVKKKLDETEDAIKRAKAKHNQFLKELGLPELP is encoded by the coding sequence ATGAACGACACACAACAAAAACAATTAGGCGCAACCCTATGGGCTATAGCCGACAAACTGCGCGGGGCCATGAATCCCGATGACTTCCGTGATTATATGCTGTCCTTTCTTTTCTTGCGCTATCTGTCAGACAATTATGAGGAAGCAGCAAAAAAAGAACTTGGCAGCGATTATTTGCAATGTGAAAATGAAATAGAAAGTATTTATAATGCTGGCAAGCAAGACGAGACTATTAGTCTATTGAAAGAACAGGTAACGGATTATTTTATCAAACAGGAATTAGAGGAAAACGTAAAAAATATGATGATTGACGATCATCTTGTATTGTTTGAAAGTAAAAAGTTAACTCCGCTTATTGTTTGGTATAATAAAAATTTAGATCAAATTGTGACGTTTGAAAAACAAATGCGTCGTAAAGTTCATTTTGTAATCAAACCTCACTATCTTTGGAGCAACATATACGAATTAGCCCGCACTCAAAGCAAGTATCTTTTGCAAACTTTGCAAGCCGGTTTTAAGTTTATAGAAAATGAGTCCTTTGACAGCGCATTTCGTGGTTTGTTTTCCGAAGTCAATCTCGATTCCGACAAGCTTGGAAGAAATTATGAAGCTCGCAACACTATGCTGTGTTCAATCATAACTGAAATTGCCGAGGGGCTTTCTGAGTTTACTAACGAAACCGATCTTTTGGGAAATGCCTATGAATACTTGATTGGCCAATTTGCGTCAGGCTCGGGTAAAAAAGCCGGAGAGTTCTATACTCCTCAGCAGATCTCCAACATCCTGTCGCGCATTGTTATACTTGATAGCCAAGATCCCAGTACAGGCAAAAAGCCATATATTAATAATTTGTTGGATTTTGCTTGTGGTTCAGCTTCGTTGTTAATCAATGTTAAAAAGCATCTTGAACCAAACAGTATTAGTCAAATATATGGGCAAGAAAAGAACATAACAACTTACAACCTTGCACGCATGAACATGCTTCTTCATAGATTTAAGGATTCTGAGTTTCAAATCTTTCACGGAGACTCACTGTTGAATGATTGGGATATCTTAAACGAGATGAACCCGGCAAAAAAATTGAAATGTGACGCAGTCGTTGCAAATCCTCCTTTCAGCTACCGCTGGGAGCCTAACGATACACTGGCCGAAGATTTCCGCTTTAAAAGTTATGGACTTGCCCCAAAATCAGCGGCTGACTTTGCCTTTCTGCTACATGGATTCCACTTTTTGAGTGATGAAGGCACGATGGCAATTATTTTGCCTCATGGTGTTTTATTCCGTGGTGGTGCAGAAGAAAAAATCAGAACGAAGCTACTCGAAGATGGGAATATCGACACTATTATTGGGTTGCCCGCAAATCTCTTTTTCTCAACAGGCATTCCGGTTTGCATTCTTGTGCTTAAAAAGTGCAAGAAATTCGACGACGTGCTATTTATTAATGCGAGCGAATACTTTGATAAAGGTAAACGTCAAAATATCTTGCTACCTGAGCATATAGACAAGATTGTTGACACCTATCAGTTCCGTAAAGAAGAGGACAAGAAATATTCTCGTCGCGTGTCAATGAAAGAGATTGAAAAGAACGGTTTCAATCTCAACATATCAAGATATGTGAGCACAGCTGCGGAAGAAGAAATTGTTGATCTTGCGGATGTGAAAAAGAAACTTGACGAAACTGAAGATGCCATAAAAAGGGCAAAGGCAAAGCATAATCAGTTCTTGAAGGAACTTGGTTTGCCAGAGCTACCTTGA
- a CDS encoding restriction endonuclease subunit S gives MNNNKTALVPRLRFPEFAINGAINFETGDVIFEPISNKNHNSDLPVLAITQEHGAIPRDQIDYNVSVTDKSLESYKVVEIGDFIISLRSFQGGIEYSLYHGICSPAYIILRKRVPIVDQYYKHYFKTGRFIKDLNKDLEGIRDGKMVSYRQFSAIMLPKPDRKEQQKIADCLSSIDDLIAAEDKKLEALGAHKRGLMQKLFPAEGKTLPEWRFPEFRGSGEWVISPLSEVCENLDSRRIPITEKDRKKGFTPYYGASGIVDYVDGFIFDEVLLCVSEDGANLVARTYPIAFSISGKTWVNNHAHVLKFQNSNTQVMVKNYINSINLEDFLTGMAQPKLNRAKLDIIPIPLPSEKEQQKIADCLSSIDDLIAGQVKKLEALRTHKKGLMQGLFPSIEEVGE, from the coding sequence AATCAATGGCGCAATTAACTTCGAAACCGGAGATGTAATATTTGAGCCCATTAGCAATAAGAACCATAATTCTGATCTTCCGGTTCTCGCCATAACGCAGGAACATGGTGCCATCCCAAGAGATCAGATTGATTATAATGTGTCGGTAACGGATAAAAGCCTTGAAAGTTACAAGGTTGTGGAAATAGGAGATTTCATCATTAGCCTAAGATCTTTTCAAGGCGGAATAGAATATTCTTTATATCATGGTATTTGTAGCCCGGCATATATTATTTTGCGCAAGAGGGTTCCAATTGTTGATCAATACTACAAACATTATTTTAAAACGGGGAGATTTATAAAAGATCTAAATAAGGACTTAGAGGGCATAAGAGATGGTAAAATGGTAAGTTATAGACAGTTCTCTGCTATAATGCTGCCAAAGCCGGATAGAAAAGAGCAACAAAAAATCGCCGATTGCCTATCTTCCATTGACGACCTTATCGCCGCAGAAGACAAAAAGCTTGAGGCTCTCGGAGCACATAAAAGGGGGCTTATGCAGAAGCTGTTTCCCGCCGAGGGGAAAACTTTGCCTGAGTGGAGGTTCCCAGAGTTTAGGGGTAGTGGAGAGTGGGTAATTAGTCCATTGAGTGAAGTATGCGAAAACTTGGATTCAAGAAGGATTCCAATAACGGAGAAGGATAGAAAAAAAGGCTTTACGCCTTATTATGGTGCATCTGGTATTGTCGATTATGTTGACGGTTTTATTTTTGACGAAGTATTACTGTGCGTGTCGGAAGATGGAGCTAATTTAGTAGCGCGTACATATCCCATCGCATTTAGTATTTCGGGCAAAACTTGGGTAAACAATCATGCACATGTACTCAAATTCCAAAATAGCAATACACAAGTTATGGTTAAAAACTATATAAATAGCATTAACTTGGAGGACTTCCTTACAGGCATGGCTCAGCCAAAATTGAACAGAGCAAAGCTGGATATCATACCCATTCCATTGCCGAGCGAAAAGGAACAACAGAAAATCGCTGATTGTCTTTCCAGCATTGATGACCTTATAGCCGGGCAAGTCAAAAAGCTTGAGGCTCTGAGAACCCACAAAAAAGGCTTAATGCAAGGCCTGTTCCCTTCTATTGAGGAGGTGGGCGAGTGA
- a CDS encoding AAA family ATPase — MSINVPSAFSKEDFKKLTNKKLNNDNFQQYKKLFTDNYKCPRGAEQYSLKEGLSDELLAKLDFVLKRIENNKQFDSLKDIAKYLRMLLEEKKYIVLFAYNGTGKTRLSVEFKSLGQQIIEETGEKTADTLYYNAFTEDLFYWDNDLDNDAERLLKLNSNSRFFSGLKDLEMESRIRPLLHRYVDFDFTINYESWEISFFRDALISGTTQRVDNIKISRGEENIFIWWFFLAVVQLVVDNVESYNWVKYIYVDDPISSLDDNNVIAVASHLARLMSDNDVKVIVSSHHALFFNVLCNEISNAEQMFLHRNTTNGTYILKDTRKTPFFHHVALLKELKKAADTGELYTYHFNILRNILEKTASFHGFAHFSSCIRKGEDEDDPVHKRILDLLSHGNYSLFDPKEMVEENKDHFKRILNNFLEDNNFNQNLFMDEQGQEAQE; from the coding sequence GTGAGCATAAACGTCCCATCCGCTTTCTCGAAAGAGGATTTTAAAAAGCTTACCAACAAAAAGCTTAATAATGATAATTTCCAACAATATAAAAAACTGTTTACTGACAATTATAAATGCCCAAGAGGTGCGGAACAATACAGCTTGAAAGAGGGGTTATCTGATGAGCTGCTTGCAAAATTGGATTTTGTTCTTAAGAGAATAGAAAACAACAAACAATTTGATTCGCTCAAAGATATAGCCAAGTATTTAAGAATGCTGCTTGAAGAGAAGAAATATATTGTATTGTTTGCCTATAACGGCACAGGCAAGACAAGGCTTTCTGTGGAGTTCAAATCTTTGGGGCAGCAGATTATTGAAGAGACAGGTGAGAAAACGGCTGATACGCTATACTATAATGCGTTTACCGAAGACCTTTTTTATTGGGATAATGATTTGGATAACGACGCCGAGCGCCTGTTAAAGCTAAATAGCAATTCCAGATTTTTTTCGGGACTCAAAGATTTGGAAATGGAAAGCAGAATCCGCCCTTTGCTGCATAGGTATGTAGATTTCGATTTTACTATCAATTATGAGAGTTGGGAAATTAGCTTTTTCAGAGATGCGTTAATTTCTGGCACCACTCAAAGGGTTGATAATATAAAAATATCTCGTGGGGAGGAAAACATCTTCATTTGGTGGTTCTTCCTAGCCGTTGTCCAATTAGTTGTAGATAATGTTGAATCGTATAATTGGGTAAAATATATTTATGTGGACGACCCGATTTCCTCGCTTGATGACAATAATGTTATTGCTGTCGCAAGCCATTTGGCAAGGCTAATGAGCGACAATGACGTCAAAGTAATTGTATCGTCGCACCATGCATTGTTTTTCAATGTTTTATGCAATGAAATTAGTAATGCTGAGCAAATGTTTTTGCATAGAAACACTACGAATGGTACATATATCCTTAAAGATACAAGAAAAACTCCGTTTTTTCATCATGTTGCGTTGCTGAAGGAATTAAAAAAGGCAGCTGATACAGGCGAGTTGTATACATATCACTTTAATATCCTTAGAAACATATTAGAAAAGACCGCGTCTTTTCATGGCTTTGCGCATTTTTCTTCGTGCATAAGAAAAGGGGAGGACGAGGATGACCCTGTGCACAAAAGAATACTCGACCTTTTGAGTCATGGTAATTATTCCCTTTTCGACCCCAAAGAAATGGTCGAAGAGAACAAGGATCACTTTAAAAGAATATTAAATAACTTTTTAGAAGATAACAATTTCAATCAAAATCTGTTCATGGATGAACAAGGTCAGGAGGCACAAGAATGA